The Mycolicibacterium boenickei genome has a segment encoding these proteins:
- a CDS encoding lysophospholipid acyltransferase family protein: MEPVFRSLEITARLAVRATGTRITFRGLENLPVTGGAVVAINHTSYVDFLPAGLAATERGRRMRFMIKAEMEQVKPVGYLIKHTGTIPVDRRAGAGAYAVAVDALRSGELVGVYPEATISRSFELKDFKTGAARMASEAGVPIIPLIVWGAQRIWTKDHPKSLGHKRIPISVVVGEPIRAAGAVARIDETLRAGMSALLTEAQRDYPAPAGAYWVPHRLGGSAPTLAQAKRLDEAELAERARKRASEATGKK; this comes from the coding sequence ATGGAACCGGTTTTCCGAAGTTTGGAGATCACCGCCAGGCTCGCGGTCCGGGCCACCGGCACCCGGATCACCTTCCGCGGGCTGGAAAACCTTCCCGTCACGGGTGGTGCCGTCGTCGCGATCAACCACACCAGCTACGTCGATTTCCTGCCCGCCGGTCTGGCGGCCACCGAACGGGGCCGGCGGATGCGGTTCATGATCAAGGCCGAGATGGAGCAGGTGAAGCCCGTGGGTTACCTGATCAAGCACACCGGGACGATCCCGGTGGACCGCCGGGCCGGGGCAGGCGCCTACGCCGTCGCGGTTGATGCGTTGCGCAGCGGCGAACTGGTCGGGGTGTATCCGGAGGCCACGATCAGCCGCAGCTTCGAGCTCAAGGACTTCAAGACCGGCGCGGCCCGGATGGCCTCGGAGGCCGGGGTGCCGATCATCCCGTTGATCGTCTGGGGCGCGCAGCGGATCTGGACCAAGGATCATCCGAAGTCGCTGGGGCACAAGAGAATTCCGATCTCGGTGGTGGTAGGTGAACCGATCCGGGCGGCGGGTGCGGTGGCCCGGATCGACGAGACCCTCCGGGCCGGGATGTCGGCACTGCTGACCGAGGCTCAGCGCGATTACCCCGCACCGGCCGGGGCGTACTGGGTTCCGCACCGGCTCGGCGGAAGCGCGCCGACCCTGGCGCAGGCCAAGCGGCTCGATGAGGCGGAGTTGGCCGAACGCGCGCGTAAGCGGGCGAGCGAAGCGACGGGAAAAAAGTGA
- a CDS encoding lysophospholipid acyltransferase family protein, whose amino-acid sequence MEPVYGTVIQLARAAWRLQGLKFTVTGVENLPVTGGAVVAINHTSYFDFTFAGLPAYLQKRGRKVRFMAKKEVFDNKVTGPIMRSLRHIEVDRDSGAASFEAAVDYLKAGELVGVYPEATISRSFEIKDFKSGAARMAIEAGVPIVPHIVWGAQRIWTKGYPKNLYRPKVPISIAVGEPIQPTLPAAELTALLHSRMQHLLAQVQDAYGPHPPGAFWVPHRLGGSAPTLAEANRMDAEEAAAKAARRAEAGPAGPAEPTGAPG is encoded by the coding sequence GTGGAACCGGTTTACGGGACAGTCATACAACTCGCTCGGGCCGCCTGGCGGCTGCAGGGGCTGAAGTTCACGGTGACCGGGGTGGAGAACCTCCCGGTCACCGGCGGCGCGGTGGTGGCCATCAACCACACCAGCTACTTCGACTTCACGTTCGCCGGCTTGCCTGCCTACCTGCAGAAGCGGGGCCGCAAGGTGCGGTTCATGGCAAAGAAGGAAGTCTTCGACAACAAGGTCACCGGCCCGATCATGCGGAGCCTGCGCCACATCGAGGTGGACCGCGACAGCGGGGCGGCCTCGTTCGAGGCCGCGGTCGACTACCTCAAGGCCGGTGAGCTGGTCGGGGTGTACCCGGAGGCCACGATCAGCCGCAGCTTCGAGATCAAGGACTTCAAGTCCGGTGCGGCGCGGATGGCGATCGAGGCCGGGGTGCCGATCGTGCCGCACATCGTGTGGGGTGCCCAGCGCATCTGGACCAAGGGCTACCCGAAGAACCTCTACCGGCCCAAGGTGCCGATCTCGATCGCGGTCGGCGAGCCCATCCAGCCGACGCTGCCGGCGGCCGAACTCACCGCACTCCTGCATTCACGGATGCAGCACCTGCTGGCGCAGGTTCAGGACGCCTACGGCCCGCATCCGCCCGGCGCGTTCTGGGTGCCGCACCGCCTGGGCGGCTCGGCGCCGACGCTGGCCGAGGCCAACCGGATGGACGCCGAGGAGGCCGCGGCGAAAGCGGCCAGGAGAGCCGAGGCCGGCCCCGCCGGACCTGCTGAACCCACCGGGGCCCCGGGGTAA
- a CDS encoding MBL fold metallo-hydrolase yields the protein MQVTSVGHAGFLIQTKAGSILCDPWVNPAYFASWFPFPDNSGLDWDTLGDVDYLYVSHLHKDHFDPENLRRHVNKDAVVLLPDFPVPDLQRELQALGFHRFFETTDSVKHTVSGPKGDLDVMIIALRAPADGPIGDSGLVIDDGQTVVFNMNDARPVDLDMLHADFGQIDVHMLQYSGAIWYPMVYDMPARAKEAFGVQKRQRQMDRCRQYIAQVGATWVIPSAGPPCFLDDELRDLNDDHGDPANIFPDQVVFLDQMRRHGHDRGLLMVPGSTAEFSGSHLDSLTHPVADPETIFTTGKADYIEQYAQRMAPVIAAQKASWAPAAGQPLLPGLRALFEPIMSQTDQICDGIGYPVELRLSGPGHSETVVLDFPKRLVREPIADEKFRYGFAIPPELVRTVLRDNEPDWVNTIFLSTRFKAWRVGGYNEYLYTFFKCLTDERIAYADGWFAEAHDDTSSITLDGWEIQRRCPHLKADLSKFGVVEGNTLTCNLHGWQWNLENGKCLTTKGHELRCSKQ from the coding sequence GTGCAGGTCACCAGCGTCGGGCATGCCGGCTTCCTGATCCAGACCAAGGCTGGCAGCATTTTGTGCGACCCCTGGGTCAACCCCGCCTACTTCGCCTCGTGGTTCCCGTTCCCCGACAACAGCGGACTGGACTGGGACACCCTCGGTGACGTCGATTACCTCTACGTGTCACACCTGCACAAGGACCACTTCGACCCGGAGAACCTGCGCCGTCACGTCAACAAGGACGCGGTGGTGCTGCTGCCCGACTTCCCGGTGCCCGACCTGCAACGCGAACTCCAAGCCCTGGGATTTCACCGGTTCTTCGAGACCACCGATTCGGTCAAGCACACCGTCAGCGGGCCCAAGGGCGACCTGGATGTGATGATCATCGCGCTGCGCGCCCCCGCCGACGGCCCGATCGGCGATTCGGGCCTGGTCATCGACGACGGCCAGACCGTGGTGTTCAACATGAACGACGCGCGCCCGGTCGATCTGGATATGTTGCACGCCGACTTCGGCCAGATCGACGTGCACATGCTGCAGTACTCGGGCGCCATCTGGTACCCGATGGTCTACGACATGCCGGCCCGCGCCAAAGAGGCCTTCGGTGTGCAAAAACGCCAGCGCCAGATGGACCGGTGCCGCCAGTACATCGCGCAGGTCGGGGCGACGTGGGTGATCCCCTCGGCCGGACCGCCCTGCTTCCTCGACGACGAGTTGCGCGACCTCAACGACGACCACGGCGATCCGGCCAACATCTTTCCCGACCAGGTGGTGTTCCTCGATCAGATGCGCCGCCACGGCCACGACCGGGGCCTGCTGATGGTCCCGGGCAGCACCGCCGAATTCAGCGGCTCGCACCTGGATTCGCTGACCCACCCGGTCGCCGACCCGGAGACGATCTTCACCACCGGCAAGGCCGACTACATCGAGCAGTACGCCCAGCGGATGGCCCCGGTGATCGCCGCGCAGAAGGCGTCGTGGGCCCCGGCCGCCGGCCAGCCGCTACTGCCCGGGCTGCGCGCGTTGTTCGAGCCGATCATGAGCCAGACCGATCAGATCTGCGACGGCATCGGCTATCCGGTCGAGCTGCGGCTGTCGGGCCCCGGGCACAGCGAGACCGTGGTCCTGGATTTCCCGAAACGTCTTGTGCGTGAACCCATCGCCGATGAGAAGTTCCGTTACGGCTTCGCGATCCCGCCCGAGCTGGTGCGCACCGTGCTGCGCGACAACGAGCCGGACTGGGTGAACACCATCTTCCTGTCCACCCGCTTCAAGGCCTGGCGGGTCGGCGGCTACAACGAATACCTGTACACGTTCTTCAAATGCCTCACCGACGAACGCATCGCCTATGCCGACGGCTGGTTCGCCGAAGCCCACGACGACACCTCCTCGATCACCCTCGACGGCTGGGAAATCCAGCGCCGCTGCCCCCACCTCAAAGCCGACCTCTCGAAATTCGGTGTGGTCGAAGGCAACACCCTCACCTGCAACCTGCACGGCTGGCAATGGAACCTGGAGAACGGCAAATGCCTGACCACCAAGGGCCACGAGTTGCGGTGCAGCAAGCAATGA
- a CDS encoding DUF5718 family protein: MIDIDLGEVRNWFGFGVAGNFAGHLEQAGEAGDFVKVVTEGYAPKGIFPWYAPGRDDFLGEFPLSTDAILLPEPGEIDGPLNLQIEPEVGVACHVVWSGDTVVRLEPFALGAFNDCSIRRPGAPKISYKKNWGPASKGVAPQFFEISDLTPDGPTATMRLVCYLSEDDGEQHAYGVDSPLVGYSYYGEVLLDWIVERLANQKGSADTPLEDVGALMVASGHPENVLIGIGATRYTPLGESTYLKPGDEAIVRVYDSASSAASELRQVVSAR, from the coding sequence ATGATCGACATCGACCTTGGCGAAGTGCGCAACTGGTTCGGCTTCGGTGTGGCCGGTAACTTCGCGGGCCATCTTGAGCAGGCGGGCGAAGCCGGGGATTTCGTCAAGGTCGTGACCGAAGGGTATGCGCCCAAAGGCATCTTCCCGTGGTACGCGCCCGGCCGGGACGATTTTCTCGGCGAATTTCCGCTGTCCACCGACGCGATCCTGCTGCCCGAGCCCGGTGAGATCGACGGCCCGCTGAACCTGCAGATCGAGCCCGAGGTCGGGGTGGCCTGCCATGTGGTGTGGAGCGGCGACACCGTGGTGCGGCTCGAGCCGTTCGCCCTCGGTGCCTTCAACGACTGCTCGATCCGCAGGCCCGGCGCACCGAAGATCAGCTACAAGAAGAACTGGGGCCCGGCCTCCAAAGGGGTTGCGCCGCAGTTCTTCGAGATCAGCGACCTCACCCCGGACGGCCCGACCGCCACGATGCGGCTGGTCTGCTATCTGAGTGAGGACGACGGTGAGCAGCACGCCTACGGGGTGGATTCACCCCTGGTCGGCTACTCGTACTACGGCGAGGTGCTGCTGGACTGGATCGTCGAACGGCTGGCCAACCAGAAGGGTTCGGCCGACACCCCGTTGGAGGACGTCGGCGCCCTGATGGTGGCCAGCGGCCACCCGGAGAACGTGTTGATCGGTATCGGCGCCACCCGCTACACCCCGCTGGGCGAGTCGACCTACCTCAAGCCGGGCGACGAGGCCATCGTCCGCGTCTACGACAGCGCCTCCAGCGCGGCTTCGGAACTGCGGCAGGTGGTCTCGGCCCGCTAG
- a CDS encoding hemerythrin domain-containing protein, which produces MPTTVTVAPRREGDPAPDLLGITLAHRAMLADLLRLTDLATAVRDRDVICTPGRARAISRYLEWLCDSIHHHHTIEDSVLWPVIQASVGSHVDLSELTDDHAALDPRLDQLRARAAAFRLSMGDRQLAGLMAIELAELSALLTEHINDEELEVFPLITEHVSVADWESVERAAKDGSRMSFDGPRSLAVMTDDERATLAQHTGIGLRVMLSALRLVHRRRERAVFGVSR; this is translated from the coding sequence GTGCCAACCACCGTCACCGTCGCACCCCGCCGTGAAGGCGATCCCGCACCGGACCTCCTGGGTATCACCCTGGCGCACCGCGCCATGCTGGCCGATCTGCTCCGGCTGACCGACCTGGCCACGGCGGTGCGGGACCGGGATGTGATCTGCACGCCCGGCCGGGCCCGGGCGATCTCCCGCTACCTGGAATGGCTGTGCGATTCCATCCACCATCACCACACCATCGAGGACTCCGTGCTGTGGCCCGTGATCCAAGCCAGCGTGGGCAGTCATGTCGACCTGAGCGAGCTGACCGACGACCACGCTGCCCTCGACCCGAGGCTGGACCAGTTGCGGGCCCGTGCCGCCGCCTTCCGGCTGTCGATGGGCGACCGCCAGCTCGCCGGTCTCATGGCCATTGAGCTGGCTGAACTCTCGGCCCTGCTGACCGAGCACATCAACGACGAGGAACTCGAGGTGTTTCCGCTGATCACCGAGCACGTCTCGGTGGCGGACTGGGAATCGGTGGAACGCGCCGCGAAAGACGGCAGCCGCATGTCGTTCGACGGCCCGCGCTCGCTGGCCGTGATGACCGACGACGAACGTGCGACCCTGGCACAACACACCGGAATCGGGCTGCGGGTCATGCTCTCCGCGCTGCGACTGGTGCACCGGCGGCGGGAACGGGCGGTGTTCGGCGTGAGCCGATAA
- a CDS encoding BTAD domain-containing putative transcriptional regulator — protein MTGDDPLVRVRVLGPVQAWVGDDPVDLGARLQRALLARLVVAHGHTVSVDRLIDDLWEGEPPPKALSALQVYVSHLRRALEPGRERRAPARILVSAAPGYCLRLPVAAVDAWQFEAKVTAAYEESDAQRRVRLLEEALAGWSGDPFAGAGDALWAAPEVARLTELRLSAVEAQAAAQVELGRYGTVVAALERHVRAHPGREGAAAVLATALYRTGRQTDALDVLRRTRDHLVDELGLEPGRALRDLERDILCQADHLEPSSPLPQPAIPELASPDRVETTAYGRAEELAEIDSAASAVVTGGSGVLWVAGEAGSGKTTLAAAATSRLRAAGWRTVHGRCPEVHGAPAGWAWTEVLRELLDGGAPADDRQALAPLLHDGAVVEPGTFWLGHAVADVLSAAAEAQPLAVVLDDLHRTDGLTLELLRLVADRIKDLPVLVIGTYRPSEDRGELEVARAALTVHTAAHLMLGGLDAAATAALAADCGMTAASGEALRLLRERTGGNPLFVRELARLMAAEGPDAVWASVPVGVRDVLRRRLARLPGQTVTALRQAAVLGRDIDVDLLSELGRSDPDDLLDALEPAVLLGLLDEPEPGRLRFAHALVRDTLYEDTSKLRRSRLHGAALELLRAPGRSVDPAALAHHAVAAATAETSLTAAAFATEAAREADSVGAHAEAARQWRAAVQMLELAAGRRLLPRADGLDDEIAARCGLISALAQSGDAVAARIEMKAALQLLTGKSRDDLTVRVLTAWDTPLVWRDREYDESDSQMIGLLRQMLAGSGSGQPTELSVADRIRLLKALYVELEGTDPDGALAASTELLDLARQAYAEDPGASGRLLCTALNVRAYCALGPDLDAERDSTAAELLRTAEATEQADYQAVAHWLLSLAAGHRSDLATAKRHVDIAVARAGTGQLVHLLGVLGLFRARMHLLAGRLDDAVSAYTDLAARMVENGAANGAKLAMVGRVTGEFCLGDLGLLADELVFFYREVSVAALDAAVLALIARGRDAEARELWRDRRPIERAYFWLPFTVLRVNAAVALGDLAEARARAADLGAYSGRIAGLGVDGLMVGPVDEALAAAADALGRPDEARGYREAAATLRDRLAEQATAFID, from the coding sequence ATGACGGGGGATGACCCGCTGGTGCGGGTGAGGGTGCTGGGCCCGGTACAGGCCTGGGTCGGTGACGATCCGGTAGATCTCGGGGCCAGGCTGCAGCGGGCGTTGTTGGCGCGGTTGGTGGTCGCGCACGGCCATACGGTGTCCGTCGACCGGCTGATCGACGACCTGTGGGAGGGCGAACCGCCGCCCAAGGCGTTGTCGGCGCTGCAGGTTTACGTTTCGCATCTGCGGCGTGCGCTCGAGCCAGGGCGTGAGCGGCGGGCCCCGGCCCGCATCCTGGTCAGCGCCGCGCCGGGATATTGCCTGCGGCTGCCGGTCGCTGCTGTCGACGCCTGGCAGTTTGAAGCCAAAGTCACTGCGGCGTATGAGGAATCGGATGCACAGCGGCGCGTGCGTCTGCTGGAGGAGGCGCTGGCCGGTTGGTCGGGGGACCCGTTCGCGGGTGCGGGCGACGCGTTGTGGGCCGCACCGGAAGTAGCCCGCCTGACCGAACTGCGGCTGAGCGCGGTGGAGGCCCAGGCCGCCGCGCAGGTCGAACTCGGCCGGTACGGCACCGTCGTCGCCGCGCTGGAACGGCATGTCCGCGCGCATCCCGGCCGGGAGGGCGCCGCTGCCGTACTGGCCACGGCGTTGTACCGCACCGGACGTCAGACGGACGCGCTGGACGTGTTGCGGCGCACCAGGGATCACCTCGTCGACGAGCTGGGACTGGAACCCGGCCGGGCGCTGCGCGACCTCGAACGCGACATCTTGTGTCAGGCCGACCATCTGGAGCCGTCGAGCCCGCTGCCGCAACCGGCGATACCGGAGCTGGCGTCCCCCGATCGGGTGGAGACCACCGCCTACGGCAGGGCCGAGGAACTTGCCGAGATCGACTCGGCCGCAAGCGCTGTCGTCACCGGCGGCAGCGGCGTGCTGTGGGTTGCGGGCGAAGCGGGATCCGGCAAGACCACTCTGGCGGCCGCCGCGACGAGCCGGTTGCGCGCAGCGGGCTGGCGGACGGTGCACGGCCGCTGTCCGGAGGTGCACGGCGCGCCGGCCGGGTGGGCCTGGACCGAGGTGCTGCGGGAACTTCTGGACGGCGGCGCGCCTGCGGACGACAGGCAGGCGCTGGCTCCGTTGCTGCACGACGGCGCCGTCGTCGAGCCAGGCACGTTCTGGCTGGGGCACGCGGTCGCCGACGTGCTGAGCGCGGCCGCCGAGGCGCAGCCGCTGGCCGTGGTGCTCGACGACCTGCACCGGACCGACGGGCTGACGCTGGAGCTGCTGCGGCTGGTGGCCGACCGGATCAAGGACCTTCCGGTGTTGGTCATCGGTACCTATCGGCCGTCCGAGGACCGGGGCGAACTGGAGGTGGCGCGCGCGGCGTTGACGGTGCACACCGCGGCGCACCTGATGCTGGGCGGGCTGGACGCGGCGGCCACCGCCGCGCTGGCCGCCGATTGCGGGATGACCGCGGCCAGTGGCGAGGCCCTGCGGTTGCTGCGGGAGCGCACCGGTGGCAATCCGCTGTTCGTCCGGGAACTCGCCAGGCTGATGGCGGCCGAAGGTCCGGACGCGGTGTGGGCGTCGGTGCCGGTCGGGGTGCGGGATGTGTTGCGGCGCAGGCTGGCCCGGCTGCCCGGCCAGACGGTCACCGCATTGCGTCAGGCCGCGGTGCTGGGCCGTGACATCGATGTCGACCTGCTTTCCGAACTGGGCCGCAGCGACCCCGACGACCTGCTCGACGCGTTGGAGCCGGCCGTCCTGCTGGGCCTGCTCGACGAGCCCGAGCCCGGCCGGTTGCGCTTCGCCCACGCGCTGGTTCGCGACACGCTCTACGAGGACACCTCGAAGTTGCGCCGGTCCCGATTGCACGGCGCGGCGCTGGAGCTGCTCCGCGCGCCGGGCCGGTCGGTCGACCCGGCTGCCCTGGCGCACCACGCCGTCGCCGCGGCGACCGCCGAAACCTCCTTGACTGCTGCGGCTTTCGCGACAGAGGCGGCACGGGAGGCGGACTCCGTCGGCGCCCACGCGGAAGCCGCCCGGCAGTGGCGTGCCGCCGTGCAGATGCTGGAGCTGGCGGCCGGCCGCCGGTTGCTGCCCCGCGCCGACGGGCTGGACGACGAGATCGCCGCCCGGTGCGGGCTGATCTCCGCGCTGGCGCAGTCCGGCGACGCCGTCGCCGCGCGCATCGAGATGAAGGCCGCGCTGCAACTGCTGACCGGGAAGTCACGCGACGACCTGACGGTCCGGGTCCTCACCGCCTGGGACACCCCGTTGGTGTGGCGGGACCGCGAATACGACGAATCCGACTCGCAGATGATCGGGCTGCTGCGCCAGATGCTGGCCGGTAGCGGAAGCGGACAGCCCACTGAACTCTCAGTGGCCGACCGGATCCGGCTGCTCAAGGCGCTGTACGTGGAACTGGAGGGCACCGACCCGGACGGGGCACTGGCCGCCAGCACGGAACTGCTCGATCTGGCGCGACAGGCCTACGCCGAGGACCCGGGTGCCTCGGGCCGGCTGTTGTGCACGGCGCTCAACGTCCGGGCCTACTGCGCGTTGGGACCGGACCTCGATGCCGAACGCGATTCGACCGCCGCCGAACTGCTGCGGACCGCCGAGGCCACCGAGCAGGCCGACTATCAGGCGGTGGCGCACTGGCTGCTCTCGCTGGCGGCAGGCCATCGCTCCGATCTGGCGACGGCGAAACGGCACGTCGACATCGCGGTGGCCCGCGCAGGCACCGGGCAGCTCGTCCATCTCCTCGGCGTGCTCGGTCTGTTCCGGGCCCGGATGCACCTGTTGGCAGGGCGTTTGGACGATGCGGTGAGCGCCTACACCGATCTGGCCGCGCGCATGGTGGAGAACGGTGCGGCCAACGGGGCCAAGCTGGCGATGGTGGGCCGCGTGACGGGCGAGTTCTGCCTCGGGGATCTCGGCCTGCTGGCCGACGAGCTGGTGTTCTTCTACCGCGAGGTGTCGGTGGCCGCGCTCGACGCCGCGGTGCTGGCCCTCATCGCGCGGGGCCGTGACGCCGAGGCCCGCGAGCTGTGGCGGGACCGCAGGCCGATCGAGCGGGCGTACTTCTGGCTCCCGTTCACGGTGCTGCGCGTCAATGCGGCGGTGGCGCTCGGCGATCTGGCGGAGGCCAGGGCCCGGGCGGCCGATCTGGGCGCGTATTCCGGCCGGATCGCCGGGCTCGGGGTGGACGGGCTGATGGTGGGCCCGGTCGACGAGGCGCTCGCCGCCGCCGCCGACGCGCTGGGCCGCCCGGACGAAGCACGTGGCTACCGCGAGGCGGCCGCGACGTTGCGGGACCGGCTGGCCGAACAGGCCACGGCCTTCATCGACTGA
- the serS gene encoding serine--tRNA ligase, with translation MIDLKVLRDNPDIVRASQRARGEDPARVDALLQADTARRAAISTADNLRAEQKAASKLVGKATPEERPALLQQAKDLAEQVKAAEAAQVEAENAFTAAHMAIGNVIIDGVPAGGEDDFVVLDTVGEPRAIENPKDHLELGEALGLIDMERGAKVSGSRFYFLTGNGALLQLGLLQLATQVAVQNGFTLMIPPVLVRPEVMAGTGFLGAHADEIYRLEADDLYLVGTSEVPLAGYHSNEILDLSAGPKRYAGWSSCFRREAGSYGKDTRGIIRVHQFDKVEGFIYCKPEDAEAEHQKLLGWQRQMLAAIEVPYRVIDVAAGDLGSSAARKYDCEAWVPTQQTYRELTSTSNCTTFQARRLATRYRDENGKPQIAATLNGTLGTTRWLVAILENHQQPDGSVRVPDALVPFVGTAVLEPGK, from the coding sequence GTGATCGACCTCAAGGTGCTGCGCGACAATCCCGACATCGTCCGTGCGTCGCAACGGGCTCGCGGAGAAGACCCGGCGCGCGTCGACGCGCTGCTGCAGGCCGATACGGCGCGGCGGGCCGCGATCTCCACGGCCGACAACCTGCGCGCCGAACAGAAGGCCGCCAGCAAGCTGGTGGGCAAGGCGACCCCGGAGGAGCGTCCGGCGCTGCTCCAGCAGGCCAAGGATCTGGCCGAGCAGGTCAAGGCGGCCGAGGCCGCGCAGGTCGAGGCCGAGAATGCCTTCACCGCCGCCCACATGGCGATCGGCAACGTGATCATCGACGGGGTGCCGGCCGGCGGCGAGGACGACTTCGTGGTGCTCGACACGGTCGGCGAGCCGCGGGCGATCGAGAACCCGAAGGACCACCTCGAGCTGGGTGAGGCGCTCGGGCTGATCGATATGGAACGCGGCGCGAAGGTGTCGGGTTCGCGGTTCTACTTCCTCACCGGCAACGGCGCGCTGCTGCAACTGGGCCTGCTGCAGCTGGCCACCCAGGTGGCCGTGCAGAACGGGTTCACGCTGATGATCCCGCCGGTGCTGGTACGCCCAGAAGTCATGGCGGGCACCGGGTTCCTCGGCGCCCACGCAGATGAGATCTACCGGCTGGAGGCCGACGACCTGTACCTGGTCGGCACCTCGGAGGTGCCGCTGGCGGGTTACCACTCGAACGAGATCCTGGACCTGTCCGCGGGCCCCAAGCGCTACGCGGGCTGGTCGTCGTGCTTCCGGCGCGAGGCGGGCAGCTACGGCAAGGACACCCGCGGCATCATCCGGGTGCATCAGTTCGACAAGGTCGAGGGCTTCATCTATTGCAAGCCCGAAGACGCCGAGGCCGAACACCAGAAGCTGCTCGGCTGGCAGCGCCAGATGCTGGCCGCCATCGAGGTGCCCTACCGGGTGATCGACGTCGCCGCAGGCGATCTGGGCTCGTCGGCGGCGCGCAAGTACGACTGCGAGGCGTGGGTGCCCACCCAGCAGACCTACCGTGAGCTCACCTCCACCTCGAACTGCACGACGTTCCAGGCCAGGCGGTTGGCCACGCGCTACCGCGACGAGAACGGCAAGCCGCAGATCGCCGCCACCCTCAACGGCACGCTCGGTACCACCCGCTGGCTGGTGGCCATCCTGGAAAACCACCAGCAACCCGACGGCAGCGTGCGCGTCCCCGACGCGCTGGTGCCGTTCGTCGGCACCGCGGTGCTGGAGCCCGGTAAGTAA
- a CDS encoding septum formation family protein — protein sequence MLEAPEHPEHPESGDLLAEPQPDAQPARERWWQSLAAASTRRALLLTALGALLIAGLITALPRSEGSNSGGTIALGPRGNDTFNHVKRGDCLNWPGRNPDAAHIVDCKDNHRFEVAQSVDMRTFPGSEYGPGAPPPTVERIKQISQEQCTPSVRGYLGPKYDPNGKYTIGLLWSGEKAWKQSGERRMLCGLQLLGPGDSQLESAGKVSDVDQSKVWAAGTCLGIDAATNQPTDVPVDCAAPHAMEVTGAVNLGEKFPGALPSEGDQDNFIKDACTAQTDAYLAPVQLRTTTLALSYSTISLPSWSAGSQQVSCSIGATLGNGGWSTLVNSAKGPLMINGQPPVAPPDIPEERLNMEPIPMPDGDEPSSSSSSGSSGSSSGSSSSGSSSGSSGSSSSGSSGSSSSSGSSGSSGSGSSSSSGQHMPQSATTAAPAPAQSNTFNPPAPEQAPAPAPEQAPAPAPDGGAPPAGPPPGEPLPVPPGP from the coding sequence ATGTTGGAAGCACCCGAGCACCCCGAACACCCCGAGAGCGGGGACCTGCTCGCCGAACCCCAGCCGGACGCACAACCCGCGCGGGAACGGTGGTGGCAGAGTCTGGCCGCCGCGTCGACGCGACGCGCGCTGCTGCTGACCGCGCTCGGCGCACTCCTCATCGCCGGCCTGATCACCGCGCTGCCCCGGAGCGAGGGATCCAACTCCGGAGGCACGATCGCCCTGGGCCCGCGCGGCAACGACACCTTCAATCACGTCAAGCGTGGCGACTGCCTGAACTGGCCCGGCCGCAACCCCGACGCCGCCCACATCGTCGACTGCAAGGACAACCACCGCTTCGAGGTCGCCCAGTCGGTCGACATGCGGACCTTCCCCGGCAGCGAGTACGGGCCGGGCGCCCCGCCCCCGACCGTGGAGCGGATCAAGCAGATCAGCCAGGAGCAGTGCACCCCGTCGGTGCGCGGCTACCTGGGCCCGAAGTACGACCCCAACGGCAAGTACACGATCGGCCTGCTGTGGTCGGGTGAGAAGGCCTGGAAGCAGTCCGGTGAGCGGCGCATGCTGTGCGGCCTGCAGCTGCTCGGCCCCGGCGACAGCCAGTTGGAGTCCGCGGGCAAAGTGTCCGACGTCGATCAATCGAAGGTGTGGGCCGCGGGCACCTGCCTCGGCATCGACGCCGCCACCAATCAGCCCACCGACGTCCCGGTCGATTGCGCGGCGCCGCACGCCATGGAGGTCACCGGCGCGGTCAACCTCGGCGAGAAGTTCCCGGGCGCACTGCCCTCAGAGGGCGATCAGGACAACTTCATCAAGGACGCCTGCACCGCGCAGACCGATGCCTACCTGGCCCCGGTCCAGTTGCGCACCACCACGCTGGCCCTGAGCTACAGCACGATCTCGCTGCCCAGCTGGTCGGCAGGCAGCCAGCAGGTGTCGTGCAGCATCGGCGCCACGCTGGGCAACGGCGGCTGGTCGACCCTGGTCAACAGCGCCAAGGGGCCGTTGATGATCAACGGGCAGCCCCCGGTCGCACCGCCCGACATCCCGGAGGAGCGGCTCAACATGGAGCCCATCCCGATGCCGGATGGCGACGAGCCGTCGTCGTCTTCGAGCTCGGGTTCGTCCGGATCGTCGTCTGGGTCGTCGTCGTCCGGATCGTCGTCGGGCTCCTCGGGATCGAGCTCATCGGGGTCGTCCGGGTCGAGTTCGTCGTCGGGTTCGTCGGGCTCCTCGGGCTCGGGTTCGTCGTCGTCGAGCGGCCAGCACATGCCGCAGTCGGCGACCACCGCCGCGCCGGCTCCCGCGCAGTCCAACACCTTCAACCCGCCGGCACCCGAGCAGGCCCCGGCCCCCGCGCCCGAGCAGGCTCCGGCACCGGCTCCCGACGGCGGGGCGCCGCCCGCCGGGCCACCGCCGGGTGAGCCGCTCCCCGTACCGCCGGGGCCGTAG